From a single Pochonia chlamydosporia 170 chromosome Unknown PCv3seq00010, whole genome shotgun sequence genomic region:
- a CDS encoding transcription factor TFIIB (similar to Cordyceps militaris CM01 XP_006673552.1), whose product MSSFLSPNRKAGAGGSPSKPRFARTNAIRAMREREERRQHQAAGLSQSAASSANRGGSVAVPARQQCPNKACPKPNVVDGTCQTCGRVADDSNIVAEVQFGETSSGAAVVQGSFIGADQAGVRSMGPAFRRVGGTEDREKSIREARGLMQGYAQQLNVSESLVTAGTQVFKLASGANFIQGRTLASVAAVCLYAACRAEPPCKVMLIDLADLVQLNVFKLGRIFKKLNEVVPIGNDGLMPVYPEDLIWRFATKMEFHQDTAKVAEDAVRLVKRMSRDWMVMGRRPSGICGACLLMAARMHNFRRTVREVVYIVKVTNHTIQNRLQEFNITESSQMSVEDFLKQDFLESSHDPPSFYRQSDEYRKTAEEKSRKRKRHSTGNDQQGDQISNGVETALRQRRMTEGGADLSKAPAIKFRRDADGFIIPPLPSQIPQNMPNLRTNDDHEDQGDGETTENLEKLAHEFGDAIDDELDQDGGRQASDKGKGHAKQQLPINDEWEEDERELEGQIEEMFNDPLTYEHALAYSNAEQRAIIHSHWALQQRPSKIVSMAADVTEDEFADDPEVINCLLSPDEARIKELIWVNQNKDWLRQHQEKVFRKKVEADRPKQTRRRRKRARMGEGQTSPASSAAEAAINVAKDRAWSKRINYEAIRSIFDIPNAGGLGSAATSRKTSIAGSTLGADDANEEPEESVAGDEEEDHQDYDEQEEYGEGEGEEFGGAAGGEYDGGYEDDDPDMDAAYGLEDEE is encoded by the coding sequence CAAGCCCCGATTTGCCCGAACAAATGCCATCCGGGCGATGAGGGAGCGTGAAGAACGTCGTCAACACCAGGCTGCAGGACTCTCACAATCAGCGGCTTCATCGGCCAACCGAGGCGGCAGTGTTGCCGTACCGGCCCGTCAACAATGTCCCAACAAGGCTTGTCCGAAGCCGAATGTAGTCGACGGCACATGTCAGACTTGCGGTCGTGTCGCTGATGACAGCAATATTGTCGCCGAGGTCCAGTTCGGCGAAACTTCATCCGGCGCGGCAGTCGTCCAAGGTTCCTTCATCGGTGCCGATCAAGCCGGTGTCCGTAGTATGGGCCCTGCCTTTCGGCGAGTTGGCGGTACAGAAGATCGAGAGAAGAGTATTCGGGAGGCTCGTGGCCTCATGCAAGGTTACGCCCAACAGCTCAACGTGAGCGAGAGTCTGGTAACTGCAGGCACGCAGGTTTTCAAACTGGCCTCGGGTGCCAACTTCATTCAGGGCCGAACACTTGCCAGTGTCGCTGCAGTCTGTCTTTACGCTGCATGCCGTGCAGAGCCGCCTTGTAAAGTCATGTTGATTGATCTTGCGGATCTGGTTCAACTCAACGTATTCAAATTAGGTCGCATCTTCAAAAAGCTCAACGAGGTTGTTCCTATTGGTAATGACGGCCTTATGCCTGTGTATCCCGAGGATCTTATCTGGCGATTTGCAACCAAAATGGAGTTTCACCAAGACACCGCCAAGGTTGCCGAGGACGCCGTCCGACTGGTCAAACGAATGAGCAGAGATTGGATGGTCATGGGCCGTCGCCCATCAGGTATTTGCGGCGCCTGTTTGCTCATGGCTGCTCGAATGCACAACTTTCGTCGAACGGTTCGCGAAGTTGTCTACATCGTCAAGGTCACCAACCATACCATCCAGAATCGCCTCCAAGAGTTCAACATTACCGAGTCAAGTCAAATGTCAGTGGAGGACTTCCTGAAGCAAGATTTTTTGGAAAGTTCACACGATCCTCCGTCGTTTTACCGACAATCAGATGAGTACAGGAAAACGGCGGAGGAGAAATCGCGAAAGAGAAAACGACATAGCACTGGAAATGACCAACAGGGTGACCAGATTAGCAACGGCGTGGAAACAGCCCTacgccaaagaagaatgaCAGAAGGCGGCGCGGATTTGTCCAAGGCCCCGGCCATTAAATTCCGTCGAGACGCTGACGGATTCATCATCCCACCGCTGCCTTCACAAATTCCGCAAAATATGCCAAACCTACGCACCAATGACGACCACGAGGACCAGGGCGATGGAGAGACAACCGAAAACTTGGAAAAGCTGGCGCACGAGTTTGGCGACGCCATTGACGACGAATTAGACCAGGATGGAGGGCGGCAGGCTTCCGACAAAGGCAAGGGTCACGCGAAGCAGCAACTCCCCATAAATGACgagtgggaggaggatgagcgGGAGCTTGAAGGCCAAATTGAGGAAATGTTCAACGACCCTCTTACCTACGAGCACGCACTTGCGTATTCCAATGCGGAACAACGCGCCATTATTCACTCCCACTGGGCTCTTCAACAGCGGCCATCGAAAATTGTATCCATGGCAGCGGACGTCACCGAGGATGAGTTCGCTGACGACCCGGAAGTGATCAATTGTCTCTTATCGCCCGACGAAGCCCGCATCAAAGAACTCATCTGGGTCAACCAAAACAAGGATTGGCTGCGGCAGCATCAAGAAAAGGTGTTTCGGAAAAAAGTCGAGGCAGACAGACCTAAGCAGACTCGTCGCCGTCGGAAGCGCGCCAGAATGGGCGAAGGTCAGACCAGCCCAGCGAGCTCTGCTGCCGAGGCCGCCATCAACGTGGCCAAGGACAGGGCGTGGTCCAAACGTATTAATTacgaagccattcgcagcaTCTTTGACATTCCGAATGCAGGTGGTCTCGGGTCAGCTGCAACCAGCCGCAAAACGAGTATTGCCGGCAGCACTCTGGGAGCCGACGACGCAAACGAAGAACCAGAGGAAAGTGTTGCcggtgatgaagaggaggatcACCAGGATTATGACGAGCAGGAAGAGTatggtgaaggtgaaggtgaagaatTCGGTGGCGCTGCGGGTGGTGAGTATGACGGCGGATACGAGGATGATGATCCCGACATGGATGCAGCGTATGGGCTAGAGGATGAAGAGTAA
- a CDS encoding protein phosphatase 2C, manganese/magnesium aspartate binding site (similar to Metarhizium robertsii ARSEF 23 XP_007825659.1) — protein sequence MFRYTVAVSRGVISRHLPAPHASRFTSRTYSSFSQPPKRDSPATIAVTFGTLVAGASFFYFVSQSGSSNAVPSLAEPASENHIAVKSPVRVFGLKEANARIREHATSFTFDGNGGNGRVDVVRLASNNPVEDEWAVAVGKGVGGQKTLYTGVYDGHAGWATSAVLRQALIPYVSNAVSRVATSASSDLIDSAIKSAFGNLDARIMDEAKHAAEGSSEPASPSVLAAIAPAISGSCALLSMYDLASSTIRTAVTGDSRAVLGSWSDESGSYTAEALSQDQTGFNQDEVKRLDKAHPGEIDDIIDPKTGRLLGIAVTRGFGDHRWKMTEQAIKSLQGSFYGFGPRPKYKSPPYMVAEPEVTCHKVSTKDFVILASDGLWDAMSNDDAVKCVSRWLAAKRAGKPETVVDAKTTFTVGDDGWPSYKATPEFFAIEDLDNAAVCLAKNALGGSRRTMFCGSVTAYPPISRYVRDDVTIQVVFFQDPSGTTKN from the exons ATGTTTCGATACACCGTTGCAGTTTCGCGAGGTGTGATCTCGCGACACCTACCAGCCCCGCACGCCTCACGATTCACGTCTAGGACATACTCGTCTTTTTCTCAGCCCCCAAAGAGAGACTCGCCTGCAACAATCGCAGTCACATTTGGCACTTTGGTCGCCGGTGCCTCCTTCTTCTACTTCGTCAGTCAGTCTGGGAGCTCCAACGCTGTCCCGTCCCTCGCCGAACCTGCGTCTGAGAACCACATCGCTGTCAAGTCCCCTGTCCGAGTCTTTGGCCTGAAAGAGGCGAATGCCAGAATCAGAGAACACGCCACGAGTTTCACTTTTGACGGTAACGGCGGGAATGGTAGAGTTGATGTCGTACGTTTGGCTAGTAATAACCCGGTTGAGGATGAATGGGCTGTTGCTGTGGGCAAGGGCGTTGGGGGACAAAAAACCTTGTATACAGGCGTATACGATGGTCACGC TGGTTGGGCAACGTCAGCGGTCCTTCGACAGGCTCTGATTCCATATGTCTCAAATGCTGTCAGCCGCGTTGCAACATCAGCCAGTTCTGATCTGATCGACTCAGCAATCAAATCTGCGTTTGGCAATCTTGATGCTCGCATCATGGACGAGGCTAAACACGCGGCTGAAGGAAGCTCGGAGCCTGCTTCTCCAAGTGTCCTTGCCGCCATAGCTCCCGCCATCTCGGGCTCCTGTGCTTTGCTGTCCATGTATGACTTGGCCTCTTCAACTATCCGAACTGCCGTGACAGGTGACTCGCGAGCAGTTCTTGGATCCTGGTCCGATGAGTCTGGCAGCTACACTGCGGAAGCTCTCAGTCAGGACCAGACAGGCTTTAATCAAGACGAGGTGAAACGTTTGGACAAGGCCCACCCtggcgagattgatgacattATCGATCCCAAAACCGGACGTTTGTTGGGAATTGCCGTCACTCGTGGCTTCGGTGATCACCGATGGAAAATGACCGAGCAAGCTATCAAGTCCCTCCAAGGAAGCTTCTATGGGTTTGGTCCACGACCAAAGTACAAGTCACCACCCTATATGGTTGCCGAGCCTGAAGTGACGTGTCACAAAGTAAGCACAAAAGATTTTGTTATTCTCGCCTCTGACGGACTTTGGGATGCCATGTCCAACGACGACGCCGTCAAGTGCGTTTCGAGATGGTTGGCTGCTAAAAGGGCAGGCAAACCCGAAACCGTCGTGGACGCCAAAACAACATTCACTGTTGGAGACGACGGGTGGCCCTCCTACAAAGCAACACCTGagttctttgccattgaggaCCTTGACAATGCGGCTGTTTGCCTTGCGAAGAATGCATTGGGTGGAAGTCGCCGTACCATGTTTTGTGGCTCGGTGACTGCTTACCCCCCCATCAGTCGATACGTCCGAGATGATGTGACCATCCAAGTTGTCTTCTTCCAAGACCCGTCAGGCACGACCAAAAATTGA
- a CDS encoding nucleoside transporter (similar to Aspergillus oryzae RIB40 XP_001827357.1), producing MPSATSTSSTGGASEAEKQSTLRHTNLDLHNGDLEEPSGRHSDDYGNAKIDAIQQRNPALRFLANLESRIDRFAKFEAMGVERVPEDQRKPPQILNMIFFWFSVLFSPTMIQIGILGPVFGLSVNTAMVLTIFATLTGSTVPAFTATLSPMTGLRQVAVSRYSLGLWGSKIAAVLNVVINVGYATIAAILGGQLLRAVSGGGLALVVGIVIIVVIAFVVSFFGYGIIHHYERYAWFFAFILICVLYGQSAKYFSPNPDVSLISGIDLSGACLSYFAIIFGVCASWCPIAGDYYVHYPAKTSKWLVFGLTYIGLTVPTIFVGILGNLFGGIILTNKALSNIHDSGGTGGLILAVMSPPDAWGKFACVFFALSFLGDTIANIYSSALCMQLLGKHFVAVPRFIWCTFLCLVTFALAYGGRNVLEQIINNLLSILGYWTLAFAVILFIEHFYFRPQIGGYDLTAWQDPQRLPLGLAGTGSLLIGIGFSFLGMCQTWYVAPIAKMIGKFGGDVGDELTLISVMIAYPILRTVELKWVGR from the exons ATGCCCTCCGCTACATCGACATCCTCGACTGGCGGGGCAAGcgaagccgagaagcaaTCGACGCTTCGCCATACAAACCTGGATTTGCACAATGGGGACTTGGAGGAGCCGTCGGGGCGGCACTCCGACGATTATGGAAATGCGAagattgatgccattcaGCAAAGGAATCCCGCGTTGAGGTTTCTTGCCAACCTTGAAAGTCGAATTGACCGTTTCGCAAAATTTGAGGCCATGGGCGTCGAAAGAGTTCCTGAAGACCAGCGCAAGCCCCCGCAAATACTCAAT ATGATCTTCTTTTGGTTTTCTGTTTTATTCAGCCCGACAATGATCCAGATCGGTATTTTAGGCCCAGTCTTTGGCTTGTCAGTCAATACGGCCATGGTTCTCACCATATTCGCAACCCTCACCGGCTCGACTGTACCGGCCTTTACCGCCACGTTATCGCCAATGACAGGACTGCGACAAGTAGCAGTATCACGATACTCGTTGGGCCTTTGGGGCTCCAAGATTGCCGCAGTGTTAAACGTCGTTATCAATGTGGGCTACGCCACTATTGCCGCGATTCTTGGAGGCCAGCTGCTCCGTGCCGTTTCAGGAGGTGGTCTGGCATTGGTTGTTGGTATTGTCATTATTGTCGTCATTGCATTTGTAGTATCCTTTTTCGGCTACGGAATTATCCACCACTACGAAAGATATGCCTGGTTCTTTGCATTCATCCTCATTTGCGTTCTCTACGGACAGTCCGCCAAGTACTTCTCCCCGAACCCAGACGTCAGCTTGATTTCCGGGATTGACCTCAGTGGAGCATGTTTGTCCTACTTTGCCATTATTTTTGGCGTGTGTGCCTCATGGTGTCCCATTGCCGGAGACTACTATGTGCACTATCCGGCCAAAACCAGCAAATGGCTGGTATTTGGTTTAACATACATTGGTTTGACTGTGCCTACAATCTTTGTCGGAATCTTAGGGAATCTTTTTGGAGGAATTATTCTCACGAACAAGGCTCTATCCAACATCCACGACAGCGGCGGTACTGGGGGCCTGATTCTTGCTGTTATGTCGCCTCCAGATGCATGGGGCAAGTTTGCCTGCGTCTTCTTTGCTCTATCATTCC TCGGGGATACAATTGCCAATATCTACTCAAGCGCCTTGTGCATGCAACTTCTCGGCAAGCATTTCGTTGCTGTTCCTCGGTTCATTTGGTGCACCTTTCTGTGCCTAGTCACCTTTGCACTGGCATACGGCGGGCGCAATGTGCTAGagcaaatcatcaacaaccttctttcgatccttggatactgGACACTGGCATTTGCTGTGATTCTCTTCATTGAACATTTCTATTTCCGACCACAGATTGGAGGCTACGACTTGACCGCTTGGCAAGACCCGCAACGTCTACCACTGGGCTTGGCTGGGACCGGATCCCTACTAATTGGCATTGGGTTTTCTTTCCTAGGCATGTGCCAAACCTGG TATGTTGCTcccattgccaagatgattGGCAAGTTCGGGGGAGACGTGGGCGACGAGCTCACTCTGATCTCAGTGATGATTGCGTATCCAATCTTGAGAACGGTCGAGCTGAAATGGGTTGGACGATAG
- a CDS encoding 2-hydroxyacid dehydrogenase (similar to Metarhizium acridum CQMa 102 XP_007811780.1), protein MVAPTKKPRLVIMGSRDYHIDDFVAEYQQEFEYSVLDAQNRQEALVKLPQDIAQNGPIDAFIIRVGTTEFEPFDEQLLGPLVPGCKIIASASAGYNEFAVDWMTRNGIWFCNTLDAVAEATADMAMFLTLAVLRDSYRAERGARSGTWKAGLVPSKDPSNTTLGIIGMGSIGKYLARKASVFNMRIKYYNRKRLSPSDEAKYSATYCPTLEKLLAESDVVSINCPLTKETTNLISHKQISQMKDGAFIVNTARGAIIDEDALIAGLESGKITRAGLDVFVDEPGMNEYFRTSDKVICQPHMGAVTTEAFRRGEKECLENLRAFFRTGRPVAPVNEIDHKVA, encoded by the exons ATGGTCGCTCCCACCAAAAAGCCGAGgctcgtcatcatgggcTCTCGGGACTACCACATTGACGATTTCGTTGCCGAATACCAGCAAGAGTTCGAGTACTCA GTTCTCGACGCGCAAAACCGCCAGGAAGCGCTCGTAAAACTACCCCAAGATATCGCCCAGAATGGTCCCATAgacgccttcatcatccgcGTCGGAACCACAGAATTCGAACCCTTTGACGAACAGCTCCTGGGTCCATTAGTCCCTGGGTGCAAAATCATCGCCTCTGCATCGGCGGGATACAACGAATTTGCCGTAGACTGGATGACGCGCAACGGCATCTGGTTCTGCAACACACTAGACGCAGTGGCCGAAGCAACCGCcgacatggccatgtttcTCACTCTTGCTGTCCTTCGAGATTCTTACCGTGCAGAAAGAGGCGCCAGGTCAGGAACCTGGAAGGCCGGCCTCGTGCCCAGTAAAGATCCGTCCAACACCACCCTTGGAATCATTGGCATGGGCAGCATTGGGAAATACCTCGCCCGCAAAGCGTCCGTCTTCAACATGCGCATCAAGTACTACAACCGAAAACGACTATCACCCTCAGACGAAGCGAAATACAGCGCCACGTACTGTCCTACCCTCGAGAAACTTCTCGCCGAGTCAGACGTCGTCTCCATCAACTGCCCCCTCACAAAGGAAACCACCAATCTCATCTCACACAAGCAAATCAGCCAAATGAAGGATGGGgccttcatcgtcaacaccGCCCGCGGGGCCATCATCGACGAAGACGCACTGATTGCGGGCTTGGAAAGTGGAAAGATTACCCGTGCGGGACTGGatgtgtttgttgatgagcCCGGTATGAATGAGTACTTTCGCACAAGTGACAAGGTCATTTGCCAGCCGCACATGGGGGCCGTGACTACCGAGGCGTTtagaagaggagagaaggagTGTTTGGAGAATTTGAGGGCCTTTTTTCGGACGGGGAGGCCGGTTGCGCCTGTGAATGAGATTGATCACAAGGTAGCGTAG
- a CDS encoding amidohydrolase family domain-containing protein, with protein MATADRSHAFHGIIIHSTSLHSLTILENALLVVNPSGQIASLEASIPPDQVPTKLASLNPRPGCPVTYMPRGQFLIPGFVDTHHHAPQWLHRGQGQGLHILEWLDQVAFPNEARFQDASHAERVYSDVVCGMLRQGVTTASYYGSKHGEATKILADICLSRGQRALVGKCNMSRNAPDYYRDKDEDESLQVTLDCINHIKTIDPRGELVRHVLTPRFAICCEAKLLSGLGDIAKKYPDMPIQTHFNESEQEKNATLTLFPEFTNEADLYQHFGLLNERSILAHCTIMTDYETKRLAQLKCGVAHCPTANMTIGGGFMAAPVKEFLRNGIKVGLGTDSGGGYSSSMLNAMQHSLVASFARDYLDTRDGRAAVSFEEVFHMATLGGAQVVGFDAEVGNFEQGKEFDALVVDVTREAGGVNAPLEDDDSVRTILEKFVMTGDDRNIRSVFVKGRRVHGV; from the coding sequence ATGGCTACAGCGGACCGATCTCACGCCTTCcacggcatcatcatccactcCACCTCCCTCCACAGTCTGACCATCCTCGAGAATGCGCTGCTCGTCGTCAACCCCTCTGGCCAAATAGCCTCGCTCGAAGCTAGCATCCCTCCTGACCAAGTCCCAACCAAGCTCGCCTCGCTCAACCCCAGACCCGGGTGTCCCGTCACATACATGCCTCGTGGGCAGTTCCTCATCCCTGGCTTCGTGGACACGCACCACCACGCACCGCAATGGCTTCACCGCGGCCAGGGACAGGGCCTCCACATTCTCGAGTGGTTGGACCAAGTTGCCTTTCCGAACGAGGCGCGATTCCAGGACGCCTCCCACGCGGAGAGAGTCTACAGTGACGTCGTGTGCGGGATGCTGCGCCAGGGCGTAACAACAGCGAGTTACTATGGCTCCAAACACGGTGAGGCTACCAAGATTCTCGCGGATATCTGTCTATCACGAGGGCAAAGAGCTCTCGTCGGGAAGTGTAATATGAGTAGAAATGCACCAGACTACTACCGTGAcaaggatgaggatgaatcTCTGCAAGTCACGCTCGATTGTATAAATCACATCAAAACAATCGATCCAAGAGGCGAACTGGTGCGACATGTGTTGACGCCACGATTCGCAATCTGCTGTGAGGCCAAACTTCTTTCTGGGCTGGGCGATATCGCCAAGAAGTATCCCGATATGCCTATCCAGACACACTTCAACGAGTCggagcaagaaaagaacgCAACGCTCACGCTCTTCCCGGAATTCACAAACGAGGCAGACCTCTACCAGCACTTCGGGCTGCTAAACGAGCGATCTATCCTCGCTCACTGCACCATCATGACGGACTACGAAACCAAGCGGCTAGCCCAACTGAAATGCGGCGTTGCGCATTGTCCTACCGCGAACATGACCATTGGAGGAGGCTTCATGGCTGCGCCCGTCAAGGAATTTCTACGCAACGGCATCAAAGTTGGCTTGGGCACCGATTCCGGCGGCGGGTACTCGAGCTCTATGCTCAATGCCATGCAGCACAGCCTCGTGGCGTCCTTTGCGCGAGACTATCTCGATACGAGAGACGGGAGGGCGGCCGTGTCGTTTGAGGAGGTTTTTCACATGGCGACCCTGGGAGGCGCCCAGGTCGTCGGGTTTGATGCCGAGGTTGGCAATTTTGAACAGGGCAAGGAGTTTGAtgcgttggtggtggatgtgacGAGGGAGGCGGGCGGTGTTAATGCGCCgctggaggatgatgattcTGTGAGGACAATATTGGAAAAGTTTGTCATGACGGGGGATGATAGGAATATAAGAAGTGTGTTTGTCAAGGGAAGAAGGGTACATGGCGTGTGA